In the Telopea speciosissima isolate NSW1024214 ecotype Mountain lineage chromosome 2, Tspe_v1, whole genome shotgun sequence genome, one interval contains:
- the LOC122652036 gene encoding heavy metal-associated isoprenylated plant protein 21-like gives MGALDYLSNFCTVTSTRSRSKRKPMQTVDIKVKMDCDGCERRVKHAVSSMKGVKSVDLSRKQSRVTVSGYVDPNKVLKRIKSTGKKAEFWPYVPYNLVSYPYVSQAYDKKAPAGFVRNVVQALPSPNAPDEKLTTLFSDDNPNACSIM, from the exons atgggaGCTCTTGACTATCTGTCTAACTTTTGCACTGTTACAAGCACAAGAAGCAGAAGCAAACGCAAGCCAATGCAG ACAGTGGATATCAAGGTGAAAATGGACTGTGATGGCTGTGAAAGGAGAGTTAAACATGCTGTTTCCTCCATGAAAG GAGTGAAATCAGTGGATCTAAGCAGGAAACAGAGCAGGGTGACGGTTTCAGGCTATGTAGATCCAAATAAAGTCTTGAAGAGGATTAAAAGCACAGGAAAGAAAGCAGAATTCTGGCCTTATGTTCCTTACAACTTGGTATCTTACCCATATGTTTCTCAGGCCTATGACAAGAAAGCTCCGGCCGGATTTGTCCGGAATGTAGTTCAGGCACTCCCTAGCCCAAATGCACCAGACGAGAAGCTCACAACCCTCTTCAGTGATGATAACCCAAATGCATGCTCTATAATGTAA